Proteins from one Ketobacter alkanivorans genomic window:
- the minE gene encoding cell division topological specificity factor MinE translates to MSLLEFFKTKKKSTASVAKERLQIIVAHERGSRGQPDYLPALQRDLVAVISKYVPITDDMVSVALDQNEDCAVLELNITLPETEIAS, encoded by the coding sequence ATGAGCTTACTGGAATTCTTCAAAACCAAAAAGAAAAGTACGGCCAGTGTTGCCAAGGAGCGCCTGCAGATTATTGTGGCTCACGAGCGCGGCAGTCGTGGCCAGCCAGACTACCTGCCTGCTCTGCAGCGTGATCTGGTTGCAGTGATCAGCAAATACGTACCCATCACTGACGATATGGTGTCGGTAGCATTGGATCAGAACGAAGATTGCGCAGTACTGGAACTGAACATAACGCTGCCGGAAACGGAAATCGCCTCCTGA
- the ispA gene encoding (2E,6E)-farnesyl diphosphate synthase translates to MNEFQLDQYLKQCQQQVNQRLEYWLQQQNGLAPRLVEAMRYATFNGGKRVRPVLAYAAAQAVDGETTLADDVAAALEMVHSYSLVHDDLPAMDDDDLRRGKPTCHIAFDEATAILAGDALQCLAFEVLTRSPVSMTDRTRLRLIQLLATNSGTQGMAGGQALDLAAEGQQLTLQQLETIHHHKTGCLIRASVAMGALTRPEVNEDQLQALDHYAQAIGLAFQVQDDILDVIGETEQLGKQQGADLALAKATYPGLLGLEQAQQLARELSEKAITALQNFGPSATPLRELARYIVSRSH, encoded by the coding sequence ATGAACGAATTTCAGTTGGATCAGTATCTAAAACAGTGCCAGCAGCAGGTAAATCAGCGGCTGGAATACTGGCTGCAGCAGCAAAATGGCCTGGCTCCCCGTCTGGTTGAAGCCATGCGTTACGCCACCTTCAATGGCGGCAAGCGGGTGCGTCCGGTGCTGGCCTACGCAGCCGCACAGGCCGTAGACGGTGAAACAACCCTGGCCGACGACGTGGCCGCCGCCCTGGAAATGGTGCATTCCTACTCATTGGTGCACGATGACCTGCCCGCCATGGACGACGACGATCTGCGTCGGGGCAAGCCCACCTGCCACATAGCGTTCGACGAAGCCACCGCCATACTGGCCGGAGACGCCCTGCAATGCCTGGCCTTTGAAGTGCTGACCCGATCCCCGGTGTCCATGACAGACCGCACCCGCCTGCGGCTGATCCAGCTGTTGGCCACCAACAGTGGCACTCAAGGCATGGCAGGAGGCCAGGCACTGGATCTGGCCGCAGAAGGACAACAGCTTACCTTGCAGCAGCTGGAAACCATCCACCATCACAAAACCGGCTGCCTGATTCGGGCCAGCGTCGCCATGGGCGCACTCACCCGGCCAGAGGTGAACGAAGATCAGCTGCAAGCCTTGGATCACTACGCCCAGGCCATCGGCCTTGCCTTTCAGGTGCAGGATGACATTCTCGATGTCATTGGCGAAACCGAACAACTGGGTAAGCAGCAAGGCGCAGACCTGGCACTGGCCAAAGCCACCTATCCTGGCTTGTTGGGGTTGGAACAAGCCCAGCAACTGGCGCGGGAGCTGAGTGAAAAGGCCATCACCGCCCTGCAAAATTTTGGCCCATCAGCCACCCCACTGCGGGAACTGGCGCGCTACATCGTTTCCCGCAGCCACTGA
- a CDS encoding flagellar brake protein → MEGVSSKLKSWWQQKNTTKSEPVQTVSEEVMHLFRLRREHRLLQARFSGVEDVFQSLLLEVDLEQNRLLLDEPFPHRFPVQSWVGRRIKVSTSEGGLATRFESRVCDLVQLDQASALVLEMPRDIMAAQRRHHFRVIVNRRMPVDAVVRLPGQGNLAATVLDLSASGIRLSIPGAFSVLEEDAKLCLRLGAESPMVSLLSVRNLMPSTQEDDYTEVGAMMSGLNSSQLKTIERFLVRMQRAQRQQELEAGLA, encoded by the coding sequence ATGGAAGGCGTGTCCTCCAAATTGAAGAGCTGGTGGCAACAGAAAAATACAACCAAGTCAGAGCCGGTGCAAACCGTGTCAGAGGAGGTGATGCACCTGTTCCGGCTGCGGCGTGAGCATCGTTTGCTGCAAGCCCGTTTCAGTGGGGTGGAGGACGTTTTTCAGAGCCTGCTGTTGGAAGTGGATCTGGAGCAAAATCGTCTGTTGCTGGATGAGCCGTTTCCCCATCGGTTTCCGGTGCAATCCTGGGTAGGGCGTCGCATTAAAGTCTCCACCAGTGAAGGTGGGCTGGCAACCCGTTTTGAAAGCCGGGTTTGTGATCTGGTGCAACTGGATCAGGCCTCTGCGCTGGTGTTGGAGATGCCAAGAGACATCATGGCTGCTCAGCGGCGTCATCACTTTCGCGTCATCGTAAATCGACGTATGCCTGTGGATGCAGTGGTGCGCTTACCGGGCCAAGGCAACCTTGCGGCTACGGTGCTGGATCTGTCGGCCTCCGGCATTCGTTTGTCTATTCCCGGCGCATTCAGTGTGTTGGAAGAGGATGCCAAACTGTGTTTGCGGCTGGGGGCGGAATCACCCATGGTGAGCCTGCTGTCGGTGCGGAATTTGATGCCGTCGACTCAGGAAGATGACTATACCGAGGTGGGTGCGATGATGTCTGGTTTGAACAGCAGTCAGCTCAAAACCATTGAGCGCTTTCTGGTGCGCATGCAGCGAGCGCAGCGTCAGCAAGAACTGGAGGCGGGTTTAGCCTAG
- a CDS encoding flagellar motor protein MotB produces MADEDDCDCPECPKGLPAYLATFADLMSLLMCFFVLLLAFSEMDIQKYKQVAGSMKDAFGVQDQIKMKEMPKGTSIIAQEFSPGRPQPTPLNEVRQSTTETMSDTLEVLCAPDDKQEREDSQDESKAAASDHSAEILERLVAMTQADAVEVAAAMKEDIQSGAVELETRNRRIVIRVKEQGSFPSGSATLRSSFIPIMDRIREAIKDIDGIYSVEGHTDDLPISTARFRSNWELSSGRAVSVAHELMKNSDMDPTKFTVVGFADTKPMVPNEDEASRGRNRRVEIVIEQGSEDEKYLSGEEQLPEDPEFNTALLKEAGIENLEGFELLSGDEADQQTSEAKDVISVIDSEQPPEVTADQAPQSGQPEADGTPSPSPFDLSVDPFAPKPQPKPEDEFF; encoded by the coding sequence ATGGCTGACGAAGACGATTGCGACTGCCCTGAATGCCCGAAAGGGCTTCCCGCCTATCTCGCTACCTTTGCTGACTTGATGTCGTTGCTGATGTGTTTCTTTGTGCTGCTGCTGGCATTCTCGGAGATGGACATTCAGAAATACAAGCAAGTGGCGGGTTCCATGAAGGATGCCTTTGGGGTGCAGGATCAGATCAAGATGAAGGAGATGCCCAAGGGTACCTCGATCATCGCCCAGGAGTTCTCCCCCGGCCGGCCGCAGCCCACGCCACTCAATGAGGTGCGTCAGTCCACCACGGAAACCATGAGCGATACTCTGGAAGTGCTGTGTGCGCCCGATGACAAGCAGGAGCGGGAGGATTCCCAGGATGAGTCCAAAGCGGCAGCGTCGGATCACTCTGCCGAGATCCTGGAGCGACTGGTGGCCATGACCCAGGCGGACGCTGTAGAGGTCGCGGCGGCGATGAAAGAGGATATTCAGAGCGGGGCGGTGGAGCTGGAAACCCGCAACCGTCGCATCGTGATCAGGGTCAAGGAGCAGGGGTCTTTCCCCAGTGGTTCGGCCACGCTGCGATCCAGTTTTATCCCGATTATGGATCGAATCCGCGAGGCAATTAAGGATATCGATGGTATCTATTCGGTGGAAGGGCATACCGACGACCTGCCCATTTCCACCGCCCGTTTTCGCTCCAACTGGGAGCTGTCTTCCGGTCGTGCGGTATCAGTGGCCCATGAACTGATGAAGAATAGCGATATGGATCCCACCAAGTTCACGGTGGTGGGCTTTGCCGATACCAAGCCGATGGTGCCCAACGAAGATGAGGCCAGTCGGGGTCGTAACCGGCGGGTGGAGATCGTTATCGAGCAGGGCAGTGAAGATGAGAAGTACCTGTCGGGGGAGGAGCAGCTGCCGGAGGATCCCGAGTTCAATACCGCATTGCTGAAAGAGGCTGGCATCGAGAACCTGGAAGGCTTCGAGCTGCTGTCCGGTGATGAAGCCGATCAGCAAACCAGTGAAGCCAAAGACGTGATCAGTGTAATCGACAGCGAACAGCCCCCCGAGGTGACAGCGGATCAGGCACCACAAAGCGGCCAGCCCGAGGCCGATGGCACACCCTCACCATCGCCCTTCGACCTGTCCGTGGATCCCTTTGCTCCCAAGCCGCAGCCCAAGCCCGAAGACGAGTTCTTTTAA
- the minC gene encoding septum site-determining protein MinC, producing the protein MQDTEAALDSEACFKLKGSRVTMTILELYRYDYQSFNDALSSTVSSAPDFFQQTPVILSLEKCPAQDFIDFIELEELCREYGMVPVAVRGGSEEQIVSANVAGLPSLPPASIASKSNEPASESAVTIREVEIEVEVPVSANKVITTPVRSGQQIYAPGGDLVVMAPVSAGAEILADGNIHVYGPLRGRALAGVKGDNSARIFCQSLEAELISIAGNYKVNEDLQGSLWKQAIKAELEGDQLIISPL; encoded by the coding sequence ATGCAGGATACAGAAGCCGCACTGGATTCGGAGGCTTGTTTCAAACTAAAAGGCAGCCGAGTCACCATGACCATTTTGGAGCTCTATCGTTACGATTATCAGAGCTTCAACGATGCCCTCTCCTCTACGGTTAGCAGCGCACCGGACTTTTTCCAACAAACCCCCGTAATCCTCAGCCTGGAGAAATGCCCAGCGCAGGATTTCATCGATTTTATCGAACTGGAAGAGCTGTGCCGCGAATACGGCATGGTGCCCGTGGCCGTCCGTGGCGGCAGTGAAGAGCAGATCGTCTCGGCCAATGTTGCGGGGCTGCCCAGCCTGCCTCCCGCCAGTATTGCCAGTAAAAGCAATGAGCCTGCCTCCGAATCCGCTGTTACCATTCGTGAAGTGGAAATCGAAGTAGAAGTGCCTGTGAGCGCCAACAAAGTGATCACAACACCGGTGCGCTCCGGCCAGCAAATCTACGCCCCCGGCGGAGACCTGGTGGTAATGGCACCGGTCAGCGCCGGTGCCGAGATCCTGGCCGATGGCAATATCCATGTATATGGCCCCCTGCGCGGACGCGCACTGGCGGGCGTTAAGGGCGATAACAGCGCCCGTATTTTCTGCCAAAGCCTGGAAGCTGAACTGATTTCCATTGCTGGCAACTATAAAGTCAACGAAGACCTGCAAGGCTCACTGTGGAAACAAGCCATCAAGGCAGAGCTCGAAGGCGATCAACTCATCATCAGTCCACTGTAA
- a CDS encoding exodeoxyribonuclease VII small subunit — protein sequence MAKKKTAIDFEQSLQTLEQLVESMESGDMTLEKSLEAFEQGIKLTKECQQALKEAEQKVEVLLNQNGEETLAPFKEEDAG from the coding sequence ATGGCGAAGAAAAAAACCGCTATCGACTTCGAGCAATCCCTGCAAACACTGGAACAACTGGTGGAATCCATGGAAAGCGGCGACATGACCCTGGAGAAATCCCTGGAGGCATTTGAACAGGGCATCAAGCTCACCAAAGAATGCCAGCAGGCCCTGAAAGAAGCGGAGCAGAAAGTGGAAGTACTTCTGAATCAGAATGGCGAAGAGACACTGGCTCCATTCAAGGAAGAAGACGCCGGTTAA
- a CDS encoding AraC family transcriptional regulator, with product MDTPPQTGNDKELDIELDKLSANAVYAALLVEMLVEKGVLLAELLAGTDIRLETLKSLEGRLTARQYQALINNALRLSPDPALGFKFGFQLKLSTHGFLGFAAMSAATLGEALQLGVKYCRTRFDFFALDVFEQDGKVIFQVDELLNMGPASAFLLESVMASFGTMSINLLGEIPKGVSCRRVCAKPAYFEELEHWFPQRAPVEFNQSANQLIFQKSLMQRPLNLSDPLARQLAEAQCQKELQTIQVDDDLLYRVHRLLKEAEPNYPKLDEVAARLHLSSRTFKRRLQADGTSFQAILDRVRMHQARQMLAESRQSVDAIASALGYSDASNFSRAFRRCEGMTPARFRRQKLEKENQP from the coding sequence ATGGACACCCCTCCACAGACAGGTAACGACAAAGAGCTGGACATCGAGCTGGACAAGCTCAGTGCCAACGCAGTGTACGCCGCCCTGCTGGTAGAAATGCTGGTGGAAAAGGGCGTGCTGTTGGCTGAGCTGTTGGCTGGCACCGATATTCGCCTGGAAACCCTCAAATCATTGGAGGGCCGTCTTACCGCACGTCAGTATCAGGCGCTCATCAATAACGCGCTGCGCCTGTCCCCCGACCCTGCCCTGGGCTTCAAGTTCGGTTTTCAGTTGAAACTGTCTACCCACGGTTTTCTGGGGTTTGCGGCAATGAGTGCAGCCACCCTGGGGGAGGCTCTGCAGCTGGGGGTTAAATACTGCCGCACCCGTTTTGATTTTTTTGCTCTTGACGTGTTTGAGCAAGACGGCAAAGTGATATTCCAGGTAGACGAACTGCTGAATATGGGGCCCGCCAGCGCCTTTCTGTTGGAATCTGTGATGGCCAGTTTTGGCACGATGAGCATCAATCTGTTGGGGGAGATTCCCAAAGGCGTAAGCTGCCGTCGTGTTTGTGCCAAGCCTGCGTATTTTGAAGAGCTGGAGCACTGGTTCCCGCAGCGGGCACCGGTGGAATTTAACCAGAGCGCCAATCAGCTGATATTCCAGAAAAGCCTGATGCAGCGGCCCCTTAACCTGTCCGATCCCCTGGCCCGGCAATTGGCCGAAGCGCAATGTCAGAAAGAATTACAAACCATACAAGTGGATGATGACCTGCTGTACCGTGTACATCGGCTGTTGAAAGAAGCGGAGCCCAATTATCCCAAACTGGATGAAGTGGCGGCGCGGTTACATTTGTCCTCCCGTACTTTCAAGCGCAGACTGCAGGCAGACGGCACCAGTTTTCAGGCGATCCTGGATCGGGTGCGTATGCACCAAGCCAGGCAGATGCTGGCAGAATCACGGCAATCCGTAGACGCCATCGCCTCGGCGTTGGGTTATAGTGATGCCTCTAATTTCAGCCGGGCATTTCGGCGTTGCGAGGGTATGACACCGGCTCGTTTCCGGCGTCAGAAACTCGAAAAAGAAAACCAGCCCTGA
- the dxs gene encoding 1-deoxy-D-xylulose-5-phosphate synthase produces MFTEIPLTRPSTPLLDLIDRPAQLRTLDQELLPQLANELRHYMMYAVGKSGGHFGAGLGVVELTIALHYVFNTPEDKLVWDVGHQTYPHKILTGRRDDMTTLRQRGGIAGFPKRSESEYDTFGVGHSSTSISAALGMALASRAQGRNNSNVAIIGDGALTAGMAFEALNHASHTKANMIVILNDNEMSISENVGGLSNYLSRVWASRTYNSLREGGKKVLENMPAAMEFVRRTEEHMKGLVSPGTLFEELGFNYIGPIDGHNLDKLVTYLGKLREIPGPHLLHVFTRKGRGFYPAEQDPIGYHALSKIEPKPPVKNAAPKPKPPKYSDVFGQWLCDMAQQDKRLVGITPAMREGSGMVEFSRQFPDQYEDVAIAEQHAVTLAAGLACEGQKPVVAIYSTFLQRAYDQLIHDVALQNLDVTFGIDRAGLVGEDGPTHAGAYDLSFMRCIPNMLIMAPSDENECRQMLYTGYQYTGPAAIRYPRGTGTGATIQKTMTALPIGKGRMVRRGSGTAILAFGALVTAAKAAGDTLSASVADMRFIKPIDEELILELANTHELLVTVEENAIQGGAGSAVCEVLAKHGIVMPILNLGIPDYYVDHGKPTEMIAECGLNAEGIEQSIRQRLDLLARNKLNKNAV; encoded by the coding sequence ATGTTTACCGAAATACCACTCACCCGTCCCAGCACGCCACTGCTGGACCTGATCGACAGACCCGCCCAGTTGCGCACACTGGATCAGGAGCTGCTGCCCCAGTTGGCCAACGAACTGCGGCACTACATGATGTATGCGGTGGGCAAGAGCGGCGGTCATTTCGGTGCCGGGCTTGGCGTGGTGGAACTCACCATCGCCCTGCATTACGTGTTCAACACCCCGGAAGACAAACTGGTATGGGACGTAGGCCATCAAACCTACCCCCACAAAATACTCACCGGTCGCCGGGATGACATGACCACCCTGCGTCAGCGTGGCGGCATTGCCGGGTTCCCCAAACGCAGCGAAAGCGAGTACGACACCTTTGGTGTAGGTCACTCCAGCACCTCCATCAGTGCCGCGCTGGGCATGGCCCTGGCCAGCCGCGCCCAAGGCCGCAACAACAGCAACGTGGCCATCATCGGCGATGGCGCGCTGACCGCCGGGATGGCGTTTGAGGCACTCAATCATGCCAGCCACACCAAGGCCAACATGATTGTCATCCTCAATGACAACGAAATGTCCATTTCCGAGAACGTAGGCGGCCTCTCCAATTACCTATCCCGAGTCTGGGCCAGCCGCACTTACAATTCACTGCGGGAGGGCGGCAAAAAAGTCCTCGAGAACATGCCCGCCGCCATGGAATTCGTGCGCCGCACCGAAGAGCACATGAAAGGGCTGGTGTCCCCCGGCACGCTGTTTGAAGAGCTGGGCTTTAACTACATCGGCCCCATAGATGGTCACAACCTGGATAAGCTGGTGACCTACTTAGGCAAGCTGCGCGAGATCCCCGGCCCCCACCTGCTCCATGTGTTTACCCGCAAGGGGCGCGGGTTCTATCCCGCCGAACAGGATCCCATCGGCTACCACGCCCTATCTAAAATTGAACCCAAACCCCCGGTAAAAAACGCCGCCCCCAAACCCAAGCCACCCAAATACAGCGATGTATTCGGCCAATGGCTGTGCGACATGGCGCAGCAGGATAAGCGTCTGGTGGGCATCACACCGGCCATGCGCGAAGGCTCCGGCATGGTAGAGTTCTCCAGGCAATTTCCGGATCAATATGAAGATGTCGCCATCGCGGAACAGCACGCTGTCACACTGGCGGCCGGACTGGCCTGCGAAGGGCAGAAGCCTGTGGTCGCCATCTATTCCACGTTTCTGCAGCGAGCCTACGACCAACTCATTCACGACGTCGCCCTGCAAAACCTCGATGTCACCTTCGGCATCGACCGGGCCGGTCTGGTGGGTGAAGACGGCCCCACCCATGCAGGCGCCTACGACCTCAGTTTCATGCGCTGCATTCCCAACATGCTGATCATGGCGCCTTCTGATGAAAACGAATGCCGCCAGATGCTGTATACCGGCTACCAATACACAGGGCCTGCCGCCATTCGCTATCCCCGCGGGACCGGCACCGGTGCCACCATACAGAAAACCATGACCGCTCTGCCAATAGGTAAAGGGCGCATGGTTCGTCGGGGCTCAGGCACAGCTATCCTGGCGTTCGGCGCATTGGTCACTGCCGCTAAAGCCGCAGGTGATACCCTGTCCGCCAGTGTGGCAGACATGCGCTTTATTAAGCCCATCGATGAAGAGCTGATTCTGGAACTGGCCAACACTCATGAATTGCTGGTAACTGTAGAAGAAAACGCCATCCAAGGTGGCGCGGGATCGGCCGTCTGCGAAGTGCTGGCAAAACACGGCATTGTCATGCCGATTCTGAATCTTGGTATTCCCGATTACTACGTGGATCACGGCAAGCCCACCGAGATGATCGCAGAGTGTGGGTTGAATGCAGAAGGTATTGAGCAATCCATTCGCCAGCGCCTGGATCTACTGGCCCGCAACAAACTGAATAAAAACGCCGTTTAG
- the minD gene encoding septum site-determining protein MinD, which produces MAEIIVVTSGKGGVGKTTTSAAIGTGLALKGHKTVIIDFDVGLRNLDLIMGCERRVVYDFVNVINGEANLNQAMIKDKRVDNLSILPASQTRDKDALTLEGVQKVLDDLKKTFDYIICDSPAGIEKGAHMAMYFADRAVVVTNPEVSSVRDSDRILGILQSKTMRAEKGEAPIQEHLLLTRYSPERVERGEMLSVKDVEDILSIPLLGVIPESKAVLSASNQGQPVIMDEESDAGQAYDDAVRRLLGEDVEHRFLNASRKGLLSRMFGGR; this is translated from the coding sequence TTGGCAGAGATTATCGTGGTGACCTCAGGCAAGGGCGGTGTGGGTAAAACCACCACCAGCGCAGCCATCGGCACGGGGCTGGCACTCAAAGGCCATAAAACTGTAATCATCGACTTTGATGTGGGTTTACGCAACCTGGATCTTATCATGGGCTGTGAACGTCGCGTTGTGTATGACTTCGTCAACGTCATCAACGGCGAAGCCAACCTCAACCAGGCCATGATCAAAGACAAGCGCGTCGACAACCTCAGCATCCTGCCCGCATCCCAAACCCGGGATAAAGATGCACTGACCCTGGAAGGGGTACAGAAGGTGCTGGATGACCTGAAAAAAACCTTCGACTACATCATTTGCGATTCACCGGCAGGCATCGAAAAAGGCGCACACATGGCCATGTACTTTGCCGATCGCGCGGTGGTGGTCACCAATCCTGAAGTGTCCTCTGTGCGTGACTCTGATCGCATCCTGGGCATTCTGCAAAGCAAAACCATGCGTGCAGAAAAGGGCGAAGCCCCTATTCAGGAACATCTACTGCTCACTCGCTACAGCCCGGAACGGGTAGAACGGGGCGAGATGCTGAGCGTTAAGGATGTAGAAGACATCCTGTCCATTCCCTTATTGGGTGTCATTCCTGAATCCAAAGCAGTTCTGTCTGCCTCTAACCAAGGCCAGCCTGTCATCATGGATGAAGAAAGCGATGCGGGTCAGGCTTATGATGACGCGGTACGTCGCCTGCTGGGCGAAGACGTTGAACACCGCTTTCTGAATGCCTCAAGAAAGGGCCTGTTATCGAGAATGTTTGGGGGGCGGTAA
- the pomA gene encoding flagellar motor protein PomA — MDLATLIGLLGALVIVVMAMVTGGDVMIFLNIPSILIVVGGTIFAVMAKYSLGQFLGAMKVMNKSFKSKLSSPEEIIVEVVELADLARKGGLLSLEGKEVSNDFLQKGIQLLVDGHDPEVVKSILSKDMREGLSRHATGKAIFVNMGDTAPAMGMIGTLIGLVQMLSAMDDPKAIGPAMAVALLTTLYGAMIANMWALPVADKVAMRSEEEARIQSMIIDALLAIQAGQNPRVIQGLLKTYLPASKRASEEEA, encoded by the coding sequence GTGGATTTAGCGACCCTCATAGGATTACTTGGTGCGTTGGTGATTGTGGTGATGGCCATGGTCACCGGTGGCGATGTGATGATCTTTTTGAATATACCTTCCATATTGATTGTGGTGGGGGGGACGATTTTTGCCGTCATGGCGAAGTACTCATTGGGGCAGTTCCTGGGGGCCATGAAGGTGATGAACAAATCCTTCAAGTCCAAGCTGTCTTCGCCTGAAGAAATCATTGTTGAGGTGGTGGAGCTGGCGGATCTGGCGCGCAAGGGCGGGCTGCTGTCTCTGGAAGGCAAGGAGGTCTCCAACGATTTTCTGCAAAAGGGTATTCAGTTACTGGTGGATGGGCATGATCCTGAGGTGGTGAAGAGTATTCTGAGCAAAGATATGCGGGAGGGCCTGTCACGCCACGCCACCGGTAAAGCGATTTTCGTAAATATGGGCGATACGGCACCGGCCATGGGCATGATCGGTACGCTGATCGGTCTGGTGCAGATGTTGTCTGCCATGGATGATCCCAAGGCCATTGGCCCGGCTATGGCGGTGGCACTGCTGACCACGCTGTACGGTGCCATGATTGCCAATATGTGGGCACTGCCGGTTGCGGATAAGGTAGCCATGCGATCGGAGGAGGAGGCGCGCATTCAATCTATGATTATTGATGCTTTGTTGGCCATTCAGGCCGGTCAGAACCCTCGTGTTATTCAGGGCCTGCTCAAAACCTATCTGCCTGCCTCCAAGCGCGCCAGCGAAGAAGAGGCGTAA